A region of the Candidatus Schekmanbacteria bacterium genome:
TATATTCGGTCTTTTTTTTCTTCATCGCCCTTCTTGCAAAAGAGATGGCAATTACTATGCCACTAATTCTTCTTGTCTTTGACTATCTGCACAATAAAAAGATTAGCGGAACTTTTTCTTTAAAGGATAATATCATCAAATACTTTTCTTATTTGCCTGCTGGAGTTCTTTATTTATTTCTACGTTGGTATGCTCTGAGTGGAAAAATATATAACAATTCTTCAGAAACTATTTTCAATAGAATACCAAAGACGATTGAAACCTTTGCTGACTATATAAGGCTTCTTCTCTTCCCTTTCAACCTCAATACTCTTTATCCTTCTGAAAGTATTAAATTCGAAATTTCCGACATTGCCATTCTTATTCTATTCACTCTGGTAATTTTCAATCTTCTCATTATGAATGATAGAAAAGTCAACAATAACATATGTTTTGGAATTGTTTGGCTTACAATAACACTATTTCCCGTATCAAATATTATTCCTTTCTCACCAATAACCAAGAGTGAGCATTTTCTTTACATCCCCTCTATAGGTTTTTCATTAATAATCGCTGCAATAGGAATAAAAATCTATGAATTCTCTGAGAGAAGACATTGGAAAGCTATAAAAGCCCTATTATTTTTTCTTTCATTAATAGCCTTTTTTTCTTTTTTATCACATACACTGAATAGGAACAGAATTTGGAAAGACGAATTGACACTCTTTAAAAATCAAGTAATAAGAAATCCTCAATTTCCTCGCGCCCATTTCAACCTTGCCCTTGCCTATAAGACAGCAGGCAATATGGAAAAAGCAATTTCCGAACTTGAGATGACATTACAAATGGACCCAAATTTCAGTTATTCCTACATAAATTTAGGAAATATATATTTCGATAAAGGTAATATTGAAAAAGCTATTGAATATTATCAAAAAGCCATAAAGCTTGAAGACACCAACGCTTATCTTTTGAACAATCTTGGTGTTGCATATGGCTTGAAAGGAAGAGGAGAAGATGCAGAAAAGTTGTTCTATCAGGCATTGAAGCTAAATCCACAGTTTGTCTCACCACATATCAATCTTGGCAACCTTTATGCAGGAAGCGGAAAATTTGAGGAAGCTCTCAAACATCTAAACAAAGCTCTTGAAATAGACCCAAGAAGCACAAATAAAGGACGTATCATCAGAGCTGTCGTTTTCCTAAATCTTGGAAAATTGAAAGAAGCAGAAAATGATTTAATCAATGCCGATAATTCAGTACCAAATAAATTTTCGGTTTTGGTTATGTTAGGTGACATTTATAAAGAAAAAGGAAGATTTGCTGATGCCCTTCGAATCTACAAAAAAGCATATGAAATCAATCCAACAGATCAATCTTTAAATGAAAAAATAAAAGAATTACAAAAAGGATAATCCCTCTTTTCATCCTCATATGATTATTTTCTACAGCCATCCAAGTTATGAGCTTATGAGTTGTTATTCAGTCCATTTGTTATTGATACCCGACATCGGCAAAAGAAACCAAAAAAGAATGTCCTCCAAATATGCCTGACAATAAATATAAAGGAATAATCCATTCTAATATCTCAAGATATTCTTTTATAAACAAAGAAAATTGTTGATTCATTTCAAGGAGAAAGAAAGGAAAATTTTTCTTTTGACAAAGTCAAAAAAATTGGAAATATGTAAATTATATTTTGAACAACTTACTTTTTATGTTCTAAGTT
Encoded here:
- a CDS encoding tetratricopeptide repeat protein; amino-acid sequence: MAKNKYIFIVVIFILSFLSYSNTFNYDFVWDDTEIARENPDIRYIKNIPKLLISPYGHPSQFSRNILYYRPAIMISYVIDYKIWGVDGGGFHITNIFLHSLTAILLFFFLNKFSEDLFLSFLASIFFSIHPIHTQSVAWISGRTDILCALFYLLSLLFGIEYIRQKKNHKLSFLIYSVFFFFIALLAKEMAITMPLILLVFDYLHNKKISGTFSLKDNIIKYFSYLPAGVLYLFLRWYALSGKIYNNSSETIFNRIPKTIETFADYIRLLLFPFNLNTLYPSESIKFEISDIAILILFTLVIFNLLIMNDRKVNNNICFGIVWLTITLFPVSNIIPFSPITKSEHFLYIPSIGFSLIIAAIGIKIYEFSERRHWKAIKALLFFLSLIAFFSFLSHTLNRNRIWKDELTLFKNQVIRNPQFPRAHFNLALAYKTAGNMEKAISELEMTLQMDPNFSYSYINLGNIYFDKGNIEKAIEYYQKAIKLEDTNAYLLNNLGVAYGLKGRGEDAEKLFYQALKLNPQFVSPHINLGNLYAGSGKFEEALKHLNKALEIDPRSTNKGRIIRAVVFLNLGKLKEAENDLINADNSVPNKFSVLVMLGDIYKEKGRFADALRIYKKAYEINPTDQSLNEKIKELQKG